The following are encoded in a window of Bos indicus isolate NIAB-ARS_2022 breed Sahiwal x Tharparkar chromosome 7, NIAB-ARS_B.indTharparkar_mat_pri_1.0, whole genome shotgun sequence genomic DNA:
- the MRI1 gene encoding methylthioribose-1-phosphate isomerase, with the protein MTLEAIRYSRGSLQILDQLLLPQQSRYEAVGSVRQAWEAIRAMKVRGAPAIALVGCLSLAVELQAGAGGPGLAALVAFVQDALSFLVTARPTAVNMARAARDLAELAAQEAEREGATEEAVRERVICWAEDMLDKDLRDNRSIGDLGAHHLLKRAAPQGGKVTVLTHCNTGALATAGYGTALGVIRSLHNLGRLKHAFCTETRPYNQGARLTAFELVYEQIPATLIADSMAAAAMAHQGVSAVVVGADRVVANGDTANKVGTYQLAIAAKHHGIPFYVAAPSSSCDLRLETGREIVIEERPEQELTDVNGVRIAAPGIGVWNPAFDVTPHDLITGGIITELGVFAPEELQAALSATIS; encoded by the exons ATGACTTTGGAGGCGATCCGCTACTCGCGGGGCTCACTACAGATCCTCGACCAGCTGCTGCTGCCCCAGCAGAGCCGCTATGAAGCGGTGGGCTCGGTGCGCCAGGCCTGGGAAGCCATCCGTGCTATGAAG GTGCGTGGCGCCCCAGCCATTGCCCTCGTGGGCTGTCTTAGCCTCGCCGTGGAGCTGCAGGCGGGCGCCGGGGGACCTGGCCTTGCCGCACTCGTGGCCTTCGTCCAGGACGCGCTGAGCTTCCTTGTTACCGCCCGGCCCACCGCCGTCAACATGGCCCGCGCCGCACGGGACCTGGCAGAACTCGCGGCCCAAGAGGCGGAGCGGGAGGGCGCAACGGAGGAGGCGGTCCGAGAGAG AGTGATCTGCTGGGCCGAGGACATGCTGGACAAAGACCTCCGGGACAATCGGAGCATTGGGGACCTGGGAGCCCACCATCTCCTAAAGCGGGCAGCACCCCAGGGTGGCAAGGTGACCGTGCTGACCCACTGCAACACTGGTGCGCTGGCCACCGCTGGCTATGGCACAGCCCTAG GTGTGATCCGCTCACTGCATAACCTGGGCCGCCTCAAGCACGCCTTCTGCACAGAGACCCGGCCCTACAACCAGGGAGCCCGGCTGACAGCCTTTGAGCTGGTCTACGAGCAGATCCCCGCCACCCTCATCGCCGACAGCATGGCGGCAGCCGCCATGGCCCACCAAGGCGTGTCAG CTGTTGTCGTGGGAGCGGACCGCGTGGTTGCCAATGGCGACACAGCCAACAAGGTGGGCACCTACCAGCTAGCCATCGCAGCCAAGCACCATGGCATCCCCTTCTATGTGGCTGCCCCTAGCTCCTCGTGTGACCTCCGCCTGGAGACAGGCCGGGAGATCGTCATTGAGGAGCGTCCCGAGCAGGAGCTGACCGACGTCAATGGGGTCAGGATAGCGGCACCAG GAATTGGGGTTTGGAATCCTGCCTTTGATGTCACCCCCCACGACCTCATCACTGGCGGCATCATCACAGAGCTGGGTGTCTTTGCCCCCGAGGAGCTCCAGGCAGCCCTTAGTGCCACCATCTCCTGA